The DNA window CCGCCGTGCTGCTGGTGGGGATGCTGCTGGGCTCCACGCTGCTGCTGTATGCGGCCGTGATGGGGGCCGGCGTGGTGTTGCTGAACCGCTTCCTCACCGCGGCATGGTCGGCGGGCGTGACGGGGCGACGCCTGGAGTTGCCGCAAGAGCTGGAAGTGGGCGAGCGGGCGACCGTCGCTATCGAGGTGCATAACCACAGCCGGCTGCCGATCCCCTGGCTGCTGGTCGAGGATCTGCTGCCGCGTAGCGCTTTGCTGCCGCCGGTTTCCCTGCGTCTGGAAGGGTCGCGACTGCGGCTGTTATTGCTCTGGCCGGGCGAGCGGAAGGTCGTCAACTATCAACTGATCTGCGACCGCCGCGGCTACTATCAGATCGGGCCGACCGTGTTGGAGACGGGCGATCTGATGGGCCTGCAGCGACGCTATCGAGTGGGCGCCGAGCCGCATTTCCTGCTGGTCGCGCCGAAGATTGTGCCGCTGGAAGGATACGACGTCGCCTCCCGCCGGCCGATTGGCGAGATCCGCATGAGCTGGCAACTGTTCGACGATCCGACCCGCCTGCAGGGCGTGCGGCCCTGGCGCCCTGGCGATCCGCTGCGGCAGGTGCACTGGGCGGCCACTGCGCGGACGGGCGAACTGCACAGCAAGATCTATGAGCCGTCGAGCATGGCCGGCGCCACGCTGGTGCTGGACATGCACCGCGACACCAACCCCGATGCGCAGGAGCCCGTGCGGACCGATCTGGCCGTGACGCTGGCGGCCTCGCTGGCGCATGCGCTCTACCAGATGAACCAGCCGTTTGGCCTGGCCAGTAACGGTCGCGACGCGGCCGACCGCATTCGTACTTCCGGCTGGATGACCGATTACCGCACCCGCCAGGCGGCCCAGTCCCAGCTGGCGATGCGCGAAGAAGACGATCGTCTGCGGCCGCAGATTCATCCCGCTTCGCGCGGACCGCAGCACTTCCAGGAACTGCGCCGAGCGCTCGCCCGGCTGGAACGGACCGATGGTCTGACGCTGGCCCAGTTGCTGGTCGAGTGCGAGCCGCGTCTGTCCCGCAGCACCACGCTGATCGTCGTCCTGCAGCAATGCGACGAAGCGACCGCTGGCGTGCTCTGTCGCCTGGTCGGACGCGGGTGGGCCGTGACGGCCGTCATCAATACGTTCGAGCATTTCGACTACGCCCAGACCGCCGGGCCGCTCATCGGCGGCGGCGTCCGCACGCTGCATCTGCGCGACTTCGACTCCCTGCCCGAAATCTGCCGCCAGGGCGTGTTGCGATAGTTCGCGCTGGGAGCACGCCGAGAAGGACTGCCCGATATTGATTCGTCGTATTCAGGAAGGACGGACGTCGGACAGTCGCCTTTCACTGCGTGAAAGGACGCGTACTTTTGCGGAGCAAAAGTCGACTTTCTGCGCCGGCTGGTTCGCAAAACGACCGAACAAGAATCGACAGTAATTACCTTCGCGCTCTCCGTGAAAGATCGCGTTCTTTTGCGGAGCAAAAGAAGTCGGACCCGCGACTACCCTCGGATAACCGTTTCACAATTTCTACTCGCCAGACGTGACTTTCCAGGCGACCGCGGCGAGACTTGCGACGGGGCCGTCGGGATGGTGTATAAACACCCGTTCCGAAGTGAACTGTGTGACTGCCAACGAACCTCTTTCCAGGGCGAATGATCCCGCCATGACGAACGAACCGGCCGATCCGACTGCCGACAACACCGCAAGCGATACCTGGCGTCCCACGCCCGAGATGATCGCGGCGAGCAGCCTTGCCTGGCTGATGCAACGGGCAGGCGTGGCGGACTACGCCGCCTTGCATCGCTGGTCGGTCGAACAGCCGGCCGCGTTCTGGCAGGCGACGGTCGAGCTGCTGGGCATTCCCTTTCGCCAGCCGTACACGGAACTGCTCAACCTGGACCAGGGCGTCGAGCAGCCGCGGTGGTTCGCCGGCGCCCAGATGAACATCGTCGACAGCTGCTTCACGGCTCCCGCCGATTCGCCTGCGATTGTGCAGCAGGTCGAAGGCGGATCGCTACAGACGGTCAGCGTCGGCGAGCTGCAGTCGCTGACAGGTCGTGTCACTCGGGGGCTGTTGCGGCGGGGTTGCCAGCCGGGCGATGCGTACGCCATTTTGATGCCGATGACGATCGAATGCGTCGCCATTTACCTGGGGCTGATCCAGGCCGGCTGCGTGGTGGTGAGTATCGCCGACAGCTTCCAGCCGCAAGAGATTCGCACGCGGCTGCGGATCAGCAGCGCCGTCGGGATCTTTACGCAGACGCACCTGGCCCGCGGCTCCCGCCGGTTTCCGCTGTATGAAAATGCAATCGCCGCCGAGGGACCGCCGGCCATCGTCCTGCCGGCGGCGACGCCAGGTTCTATGCCGCCGCTGACCCCTGGCGACTTGCTACGGGAGCAGGATACCAGCTGGGACGACTTCCTGGGCGACGAGACCACAGCGGATGCCGGCGACGTGGCGGCGGTTGCGGCGGACCCGTCGACGATGATCAACATCCTGTTCTCCTCCGGCACGACGGGCGACCCGAAGGCCATTCCCTGGTCCCATACCACGCCGATCAAGTGCGGCGCCGACGGCCGCTTTCATCAGAACATCCAGCCGGGCGATGTGGTCGTGTGGCCGACGAATATCGGCTGGATGATGGGACCGTGGTTGATCTTCGCCAGCCTGATGAATCGGGCGACGATGGGGTTGTTCGTTGGTTCGCCGCTGGGCCCCGAGTTCTGCCGCTTTGTGCAGGACGCCCGTACGACCATGCTGGGCGTGGTGCCGAGCCTGGTAAAAACCTGGCGGACGGGCGACTGCGTGCAGGGGCTGGACTGGTCGACGATCAAAAATTTCAGTTCGACCGGCGAATGCTCGCGGGTCGACGACATGGTCTGGCTGATGCAGCAGGCCGGCGGGAAACCGGTCGTCGAATACTGCGGCGGCACCGAGATCGGCGGCGGTTATGTGGCCTGCGCTCTGGTAGAACCGTGCCGGGCCGGCGTGTTCAATTCGCCCACGCTGGGGATCGATCTGGTCCTGCTCAATGAACAAGGAGAGCCGGCGGACGAGGGCGAGGTGTTCCTGGTTCCGCCGTCGATCGGTTTCTCCACGTCGCTGCTCAACCGCGATCACCATGCGACCTATTACGCCGATACGCCGACCGGGCCGCAGGGGCAAACGCTCCGGCGCCATGGCGATCAAATGATCCGGCTGGCCGATGGCTGGCAGGCCCAGGGACGCGCCGACGACACCATGAACCTGGGCGGCATCAAGGTCGGTTCGGCCGAGATCGAGCGGGTCCTGCAGACCACGCCGGGCGTCCAGGAGGCGGCGGCGGTGGCGGTCGCTCCCGGCGGCGGACCGAGCCAGCTGGTAATCTATGCGGTCGCGTCGTCGGTCCCGCCAGGCGGGGCGGCGGAACTGATGCAGCAGATGCAGCAGCGCATCAAAACAGAGCTGAACCCGTTGTTCAAAATTCACGATCTGGTGCTGGTCGACGTCATGCCCCGCACCGCTTCCAATAAACTGATGCGCCGCGTTTTGCGAGACCAGTATGTCAACACCTCCCGCCCTTAACATTTTGATCAGTGGAGCCGGCAGCGGACTGGGACGCGGTCTGGCGCAGGAGCTGGCCCGCCAGGGGCATACGATTCTGGCGACCGATTACCGCCTGGAAGCGGCCGCGGAAACGGTCGACCTGGTCGCGGCGGAGAACGGAGCCGCGCAAGCGTTCGCGCTGGACGTGACGGACGAAAGTTCGGTGCGGGCGTTCTTTGCCAGCGCTCCGCCGGTCGACGTACTGCTGAACAATGCTGGCCTGCAGCATGTGGAAAAGGTGGCGGACTTTCCGCCCGATCGCTGGGACCGGCTGCTGCAGGTGCTGTTGACCGGGAGCTTCCTGCTGACCCAGGCCGCGTTGCCTGGCATGCGGGAGCGGGGCTTCGGCCGGATTGTGAATATCGGCTCGATCCATTCACTGGTCGCTTCGCCTGGCAAGAGCGCCTACGTGGCGGCCAAGCATGGACTGCTGGGGCTGGCGAAGGTGGTGGCGCTGGAAACGGGCGATGTGGATATTACCTGCAACACGATCTGCCCTGCGTACATTCGTACGCCTTTGGTCGACGCCCAGATTGCCGACCAGGCGCGGGTCCGGGGGATGTCGCCTGAGGAAGTGATCGACAACATCATGCTGGCGCCGATGCCGAAGAAGGCGTTTATCACGATTGCCGAAGTGGCGGCGACGGTCGCCTTTTTGATCAGTCCTTTGGCCCGTAACATTACGGCCCAGGCGATCGCCATCGACGGCGGCTGGACCTCGCAGTAGATCCCCTCGCAGTCGCCGCGACTGTCGCCGGACGGGAGCGGTGAGAAACTTCGTCCGGGTAATACTTTTCACCGCCTCCCCGGTCGGGTAGGTTGACCGTTTTCTCGTCCAGGCAACTCAGCGATCGCCGTCACTTATGAGCGAAGCATCCGATATTGCGTCTCCCGAAGAAGCCCCCAGTTCCATTGAGGCTCCGCCCAATACGCTCTTTGGCATTCTGGCCCGGCTGGGTCCGGGTTTGATTGTCGCCGGCTCGATTGTGGGTTCGGGGGAACTGATCGCCACCACGGCCACCGGCGCCCAGG is part of the Lignipirellula cremea genome and encodes:
- a CDS encoding DUF58 domain-containing protein, with the translated sequence MPVADAPPPLPAVAPDDSTGDASASTRAVNSPGLFAGIAAVAAVLLVGMLLGSTLLLYAAVMGAGVVLLNRFLTAAWSAGVTGRRLELPQELEVGERATVAIEVHNHSRLPIPWLLVEDLLPRSALLPPVSLRLEGSRLRLLLLWPGERKVVNYQLICDRRGYYQIGPTVLETGDLMGLQRRYRVGAEPHFLLVAPKIVPLEGYDVASRRPIGEIRMSWQLFDDPTRLQGVRPWRPGDPLRQVHWAATARTGELHSKIYEPSSMAGATLVLDMHRDTNPDAQEPVRTDLAVTLAASLAHALYQMNQPFGLASNGRDAADRIRTSGWMTDYRTRQAAQSQLAMREEDDRLRPQIHPASRGPQHFQELRRALARLERTDGLTLAQLLVECEPRLSRSTTLIVVLQQCDEATAGVLCRLVGRGWAVTAVINTFEHFDYAQTAGPLIGGGVRTLHLRDFDSLPEICRQGVLR
- a CDS encoding AMP-binding protein, encoding MTNEPADPTADNTASDTWRPTPEMIAASSLAWLMQRAGVADYAALHRWSVEQPAAFWQATVELLGIPFRQPYTELLNLDQGVEQPRWFAGAQMNIVDSCFTAPADSPAIVQQVEGGSLQTVSVGELQSLTGRVTRGLLRRGCQPGDAYAILMPMTIECVAIYLGLIQAGCVVVSIADSFQPQEIRTRLRISSAVGIFTQTHLARGSRRFPLYENAIAAEGPPAIVLPAATPGSMPPLTPGDLLREQDTSWDDFLGDETTADAGDVAAVAADPSTMINILFSSGTTGDPKAIPWSHTTPIKCGADGRFHQNIQPGDVVVWPTNIGWMMGPWLIFASLMNRATMGLFVGSPLGPEFCRFVQDARTTMLGVVPSLVKTWRTGDCVQGLDWSTIKNFSSTGECSRVDDMVWLMQQAGGKPVVEYCGGTEIGGGYVACALVEPCRAGVFNSPTLGIDLVLLNEQGEPADEGEVFLVPPSIGFSTSLLNRDHHATYYADTPTGPQGQTLRRHGDQMIRLADGWQAQGRADDTMNLGGIKVGSAEIERVLQTTPGVQEAAAVAVAPGGGPSQLVIYAVASSVPPGGAAELMQQMQQRIKTELNPLFKIHDLVLVDVMPRTASNKLMRRVLRDQYVNTSRP
- a CDS encoding 3-hydroxybutyrate dehydrogenase; protein product: MSTPPALNILISGAGSGLGRGLAQELARQGHTILATDYRLEAAAETVDLVAAENGAAQAFALDVTDESSVRAFFASAPPVDVLLNNAGLQHVEKVADFPPDRWDRLLQVLLTGSFLLTQAALPGMRERGFGRIVNIGSIHSLVASPGKSAYVAAKHGLLGLAKVVALETGDVDITCNTICPAYIRTPLVDAQIADQARVRGMSPEEVIDNIMLAPMPKKAFITIAEVAATVAFLISPLARNITAQAIAIDGGWTSQ